A window of Haloarcula taiwanensis genomic DNA:
CACGCATTTCGTCCTCCGCGTCAAAACTCTCGTGTTCGACAGTTATTGTGGTCTCGTTTCGAGACAGATGGAGTTTTGCCTTCCCGTGGAACGCTGGACGGATGTCGATTTGTCCGTCGGTGCCAGTTATTTTCAGCTGTGTATCACTGTGGGCGTTCTGGCTGTCGGTCGTGACCATCTTGACACCGTCCTCCAGCGCAAGCAAGGCCCCAGAGCGTTCATCGGGCACGTCTTCAAACGCCTCCTCATACGAATCCATCTGCGATTGCACCGCCAGTGGTTCCCGGTCAAGCAAGAACCGAGTCGTGTTAATCGAGTAAATCCCCAAGTCCATCACTGAGGTGCCATATCCTGACAGATCCGGATCGAGACGCCACTGGTCTTTGTCCGGATTCATCTCAAGCAGTGGCTGGCTGTTGTTTCCGTATACGGATACTGGTTCCCCGATAAATCCGTCTTCGATGAGCTCCTTTGCGCGCCTGACAGCGGGGTCAGTCTGCATCCGATAGGCAATCATCAGCGGCACAGCGGCGTCTTCACAGACCTCGACCATTTCCTCTGCCCGTCCGACCGTCGCTTCCATTGGTTTCTC
This region includes:
- a CDS encoding glucose-fructose oxidoreductase; protein product: MKDWIDTYNERDWQTTTDGTIRYALLGLGWWTIDLALPAIQDSELGEATTFVSSSAEKAERLADENGVNHGISYEEFHNGAAANAFDAVYIGTPNALHLEYAETAAELDKAILCEKPMEATVGRAEEMVEVCEDAAVPLMIAYRMQTDPAVRRAKELIEDGFIGEPVSVYGNNSQPLLEMNPDKDQWRLDPDLSGYGTSVMDLGIYSINTTRFLLDREPLAVQSQMDSYEEAFEDVPDERSGALLALEDGVKMVTTDSQNAHSDTQLKITGTDGQIDIRPAFHGKAKLHLSRNETTITVEHESFDAEDEMREEFDYFADRVLTEADIGPDGRHGLQDMRVIRAIHEAAESGDVVEL